The following proteins are encoded in a genomic region of Bacteroidota bacterium:
- a CDS encoding polysaccharide biosynthesis C-terminal domain-containing protein: MGIIKKQGIQNTLISYSGIILGFISLVVLQPLLLKPEELGLTRILFSFSVVVATIIPLGVSNITIRFFSLFSEPSKKHHGYFGFLVVFPLLGFILVSLLLYLFQPFFIAQYSKQSKLFADYFAYVFPLSFCIALVSVFTSYCAALFKTTFPVFLNDILVRVVSLLLFSIYFLKWISIDTLVVLFVAIYGVQVLSLLFYIFKIDKPGIKVDWPFFKENKVKTLVEYGLLFSIAAIAGIGLRYIDSVIIGMYLPLASVGVYAIAALIPTVIEAPLAAIEKISNPAIAKEWENGNINELTKVYYQSTKYLMVIGGLLFIGININIQSVQNLLPVAYRQIVDVVGIISLGSLINVSTGVNSSIIYLSKKYKAGLLMLLMLFLVTIVLNIILIPKYGLIGAAASNAIAAILFNGAKFFFLYNRYKMQPFNKTIFYVLLLIVSCFILNRLLPCLSNEIADIAYRSVIISLIYVLVIHKLAIIPETEEYLTKWKLRFLKK, translated from the coding sequence CACACTAATTTCGTATAGCGGAATTATTTTGGGCTTTATCAGTTTGGTAGTACTTCAACCATTGCTGTTAAAACCTGAAGAACTTGGACTTACCCGTATATTATTTTCCTTTTCGGTGGTGGTAGCAACCATTATTCCTTTGGGCGTTAGTAATATTACCATTCGTTTTTTTTCTCTCTTTTCTGAACCTTCCAAAAAACACCATGGCTATTTTGGTTTTTTAGTGGTATTTCCACTGTTGGGTTTTATACTTGTAAGCCTCTTACTTTATTTGTTTCAACCCTTTTTTATTGCTCAATACAGTAAACAATCAAAGCTATTTGCAGATTACTTTGCCTATGTTTTTCCACTTTCTTTTTGCATAGCATTAGTATCTGTTTTTACGAGCTATTGTGCTGCCCTATTTAAAACTACTTTCCCCGTATTTTTAAATGATATTTTGGTGCGAGTAGTTTCCTTATTACTTTTTAGCATTTACTTTTTAAAGTGGATAAGCATTGATACCCTGGTTGTGCTTTTTGTTGCCATTTATGGTGTTCAAGTACTGTCACTTTTATTTTACATTTTTAAAATAGATAAGCCGGGAATCAAAGTAGACTGGCCATTTTTTAAAGAAAATAAAGTAAAAACACTGGTTGAATATGGCTTGCTGTTTTCAATTGCAGCTATTGCCGGAATAGGATTGCGTTATATTGATTCGGTAATCATTGGGATGTATCTACCTCTTGCTTCAGTTGGTGTTTATGCGATTGCTGCGCTTATTCCTACCGTTATTGAAGCTCCTTTGGCTGCCATCGAAAAAATATCCAATCCCGCTATCGCTAAAGAATGGGAAAATGGAAATATAAACGAACTTACAAAAGTTTATTACCAAAGTACAAAGTACCTCATGGTAATAGGTGGGCTTCTTTTTATTGGAATTAATATTAATATACAATCGGTTCAAAATTTATTGCCGGTAGCTTATCGTCAAATTGTAGACGTAGTTGGCATTATTAGTTTAGGAAGTTTAATTAATGTATCAACCGGAGTTAACAGCAGTATTATATACTTAAGCAAAAAGTACAAAGCCGGTTTGCTTATGCTACTTATGCTTTTTTTGGTTACAATAGTTTTGAATATAATTTTAATCCCAAAGTATGGACTGATTGGTGCAGCTGCATCCAATGCTATTGCTGCTATATTATTCAATGGAGCTAAATTCTTTTTCCTTTATAACCGTTATAAAATGCAGCCATTTAATAAGACAATTTTTTATGTTCTATTGTTGATTGTATCCTGTTTTATACTCAACCGGCTTTTACCCTGCCTATCGAATGAAATTGCCGATATAGCATACCGTTCAGTAATCATTAGTTTGATTTATGTTTTAGTTATTCATAAACTGGCTATAATTCCAGAAACTGAAGAGTATTTAACTAAATGGAAGCTGCGATTTTTAAAAAAGTAA